In the genome of Arabidopsis thaliana chromosome 4, partial sequence, the window CCTTCATAGCAAATAGTGCTCTCTCCAACTCAGATCATTCCAATCAAGATTCcagatttgagagagagacaagCTTTCCTTTGGATTCTGCTATATCAAAGGGGAAAAATGTGATGGATGATTTCTCTTTCAGGAGTTTGGACTGTAAGTTAGGTCATTTAGATATAGAAGCCGACCTACGAGATGCTAGTGATGATGTGATTGTTCCACTCACAGAAGGTGTTATTGATTTCCAAAGAGGTGTTTCAGGTTCAAACCTCGTGTTTCAGCAATCTTCTAACTCACAAACGAATTTTGGTCGTCCTTGCACCAGTGTTGTTGATAAGACAGAAGGCAGTGTGGTGGCAATTGAAGGACCTTCTGAAGAAGCATACCATTTGAGTAATGATAGTTGGTTATCAGGAGCAGACTCTAGAAATTCTCCTACTTTAGGTTCTTCCTCTGATGGTTTCGTTGTCAATGAGTGGGGTAACTGTGGTGTTTCTGCTCTAACCTGGGGTGGACGGGTTGTGGGGACAAGACAGGGTACAGGCTCTGTTAAAGGAAAATATGGATTTACTGAGGAAGAATACAGTGCATTTGTCAACACTTTTGAAGGTGGTTCACTTCTGTATTGCAATATGTCTTTTGAAATACTATTGAACGCAAGAAAAGAACTTGAAGAGTTGGGTTTCCCTTGTAAAGCCGTGAATGATGGCCTCTGGTTGCAGGTTCGTTGTCCTTAAACTTGCTTTGCTTTCTCATTCAGCCAGTTGTAGAAATGTTGGGATGGTTGATGTGCTTAGCGTTGATACATTTGACTTAAGGCATTTACATGAGCAATTCTAGTCTAGTGTTTCATGTTAGATTACAAATGCAataatattgttaataaatGCAATAATGTTTATGTGTTTGACTACATTTCAGATGCTTCTCAGTCAAAGGGTGCAGGAAGTTGCTGCCAACACATGCAAAAGGTGTTGCCTTATCAGTATTGCATGTGCGTGTAAACAAGGATTTGGGGTTTCACATGGTGCAACCTTCAACAATTATTATTGCCAAGAAAACGTGCAGAACAATATGATGGGAGACATGGATAACGTATATGTGCCGGAATCTTCTCAAGGCGATGGGATAGGCATCTTTAAGCCTGTCAGGATCAGTGTCAGAGGACAACATATTGATGGACTTGCCGGCATTGGATGCGAAGCTACATTTGTACCACCACCTGCTTGGCCTCCTACTCCTTTTGTGTACTCTCGTGTCCCTATTAACAGAAATGGTCAGCAATCTATTGCTAGTGATGGTTCTGAAGGTAGAATTGATCAGAGTGgagaaatttcaaaagatgGGCTGACAGCTCTTGTTGGGTTGAGCCAAGGGACAAGCGGTGTTGGTAACAATCCTCGTGGAGAACAAACTGAGGGAGGGCGTGGCAGTGGAGCTACTGTTGGAATGTCAGAACCAAAGGAACCTTCAGTAGGTACTGAGTGGGAGAACGCAAGTTGTACCATATCACTTGATACAAAGACACCTTTGTGTCACTTTCCTCCCTTTCGTTTTGGGTAACGTTTCCAGCCTTATTTACTTGTAAACAACACTCTTGGTTTATTCCAATTGCGGTGACTCCTTGATTTGTCCTGTTTGGCAAAATAGTTCCTCTCAGATGTGTCTTTTTCATTGCTGCAGAGTTGAATTTGAAGATGTCCACAGACTCGCTAACGGTCATGTAGAGCATTCTCCTGAATTCTTCTATGCTGGTTCTCTGTGGAAGGTATCAGAAACTCACAACTAAGTCGTCAAGCTTTTCTCTTCGAGCTGTTCTTGCTTTCTAAGAATGAAATATGGGTTTTGATAAGATGTTTTAATACCATATCCAGATTAGCATACAGGCTTTCAATGATGAAGATCCTCAAGGACGCCGAACTATCGGTAACCCGAGTTAACACAATGACAAGATCACATGTTTTCCTCACGTTAGATTGGTCTGTCATAGTATACATAACTTTGATAATCAATATCTACAGGATTATTTCTTCACCGCCGCAAAGCAGAGATAGTGGATTCAGTAAGGAAGGTTAGTTTTCTGTGGTCTATTGTTATAAAAGAGCTGTTTAGAGCTACTTAAATTGTCATGTCTTGTGAAATAACAATCTCTTCTGCCACATTCAGGTCCATGTTTACATAGATCCTCGTGACAAAGTGACTGCACGTTACCAGGTATGTTACAAATATCTATTTGCAAGTTCTCGTTGAAATTCATATAAGATTCCATTTCTAAGCCCTTGTTTTGATGCATCTAGTCATGGTTTCCTCATAAGTtatatcattttcattgtTCTTGTAGCTTATCTGCCCGTCGAAAAGAGAAGTGATGTTGTTTGGGAGCTTTAAACAGAGAGGAACTCTTCTGCCTAAAGCTCCCAAAGGGTGGGGATGGCGCACCGCACTGCTCTTTGATGAGCTCTCGGAACTTCTCCAGAACGGTGCTCTGAGAGTGGCTGCTGTTGTTCAGCTCGTTTAGAGGTGTCTTAAACCCGAGAGTTGTATgtaaaaaaactcaacaaaatcCACATTTTGAAGTTAACCCTCTtaataaatagtatatattCTACTTCCTTAAACTGTGGATGTGTTTGTATAAATGAGTCACAGAAACTATTTGAGAGAAATATCAAGTTTTCAGAATAAGAATGTCTTTTTATATAACAGTCAACTGCATCATCCAACAATTGGAGAATCCAAGGAGGAGAGCCAAGATCAGGGTACGACAACATCTACAAAGTACCAAACATAAGTAACATACAACACATTCTAACACTAAAGAACAGCGACAAAATGGTAACTTGGTAATAGCAAAAACATAACAACTCTCAATAAGACCAAACACAAACGGCGTAGTTTAATCAATAATAATGAACCGGAACCTACCGGTTCAAGCAATCGGTTCATGGTTAACAATTAACAAGTAAATGTAAAACCCTATTGGTACACCCTTGCCGGAGAGAAGCTTTTGTCTCACCACTCACCGTCACAACTTGTGCTTCCTCTCGTCCTCGTCGCCGTCGTCAGAGAGAAAACGATTAAAGCTGGTGGTATGGggagagataaagaagataagaCAGAGATGGATTCGGTTGTTCCATGGATGAGAGCTCCGGTTGACGTCAGCAATGTCGAAAACTGCGCTCTCGATACCCTCCCTTGCCTTAATCCCAAGTAAACATCGTTTATCTGTTTAAAAGTTTTTCGTTTTGATTGAATTATCTTTCTGTTTACGACTTTTGACTGAAACTTGGGCTTCGGGAAATCTAGGCAACACAACAGCGTTTTGACCTTACTATGTCAAAGTTGTTCGTTTCTAAAggttaaattttgatttggttgcaGTTAGAGATTTCTCGAGTTATTATTTGCTCTTTCGAATTGGAGTATTAGATACTCAAATAGTATACACTTCTGTTAATACTGAAGTAAAACACCTCCAAATTTGCTTAGTGTTAAACTGATGTTCTGtctcttgctcttcttcttcttagatcaatttcttgtttgaaaattttacCATATACTTACAATATTCATACGAGTAAGAAGAACTGTTTTGGATCACTTGGTGCGTGATGAATGCCtcatttttcaagttttgatgTGATAGGTTGAAGAAGGCATTGGAGAACATGGGCATATCTTCACTATTTCCAGTGCAAGTTGCAGTTTGGCATGAAACTATAGGGCCAGGTGGTTTTGAAAGAGACATCTGTGTTAACTCTCCAACAGGAAGTGGAAAGACTCTTTCTTATGCTTTACCAATTGTGCAGCTCCTTGCATCTCGTCCTGTGAGATGCCTTCGTGCTTTAGTCGTATTGCCAACACGTGATTTAGCCTTGCAGGTAGGTTCTCACTTATGCTTTTTTGTCTATATCGCAAGCATATGGTGTACTGTACTCAAGTCTTCCGTTTTCACATTTCTAAGTTTAGGTTAAAGATGTATTTGATGCAATAGCTCCAGCTGTAGGATTATCTGTTGGCTCAGCTGTGGGTCAATCTTCTATAGCTGGTGAAATCTCACAGCTTATCAAGACACCTAAACTTGATGCGGGAATATGCTATGATCCCGATGATCTTTCTCAAAACCTTGAAAGTGCTGTGGACATATTAGTAGCAACACCAGGAAGGCTGATGGATCATATCAACAACACCAAGGGCTTTACGCTTGAGCATTTGCGTTACCTTGTATGCAGAATTTCCTGATTTGCCTTCTCAgttcttcttgttcttagTTTCCGTTTGATCGATGAAGCTAATTGTTTCAGGTTGTTGATGAAACCGACAGATTGCTTAGGGAGGCATATCAATCCTGGCTACCAACTGTTCTGCAACTGACTCAGACATCTGACGATAGCCTATTTCCTTCATTTACACCATTTGTTCCTTCCGCTTTTGGTTCTCTGCAGACTGTTCGTAGACAGTGAGTTCCGTGTTACTAGCTTATTTCTTTTCGTATGCTAATAGTAGTCACATAATAACATGATCATGTTAAACGTTGTAATCAAAACTGATTAAAAAGAACTAATGTGATGTCTGCTTTAAAATCTCAGAAGTGTGGAGAGAGGATTCAAGGGTAAACCATACCCAAGGCTGGTGAAAATGGTACTATCAGCTACATTGACGCAGGATCCAAGCAAGCTTATTCAGCTTGACCTGCATCACCCGTTATTCATGACAACTGGAGGAAGCCGATACAGACTACCTGAGAAGTTGGAATGTCTTAGACTGGTATATATGTGCCTTTAATGTGTCGGTTTTCATCAAGTTTGTGCTTTAACAGAAGATTTATCTACAAAAGCTTATCTCCACAACTTTCTTCCCATGTCTTTTAACAGATTTGCGAAACCGGAATGAAGCCTGTATATTTGGTTGCTCTCCTAAAATCATGGGAAGGTGAAAAGTGTATCATTTTCACATCTTCCGTTGAGACAACTCGTCGTCTATGCAAGTTACTCAACTTTTTTGGTgacccaaaaataaaagcaaaagagtATTCAGGTGGTCTTAACCAATCACTTCGGAGGTAATATTCGAATCTTGCATTACTTAGTAGCACCGTATACTATCTTTGGAACTCAGAACTAACGAATTCTTCTCATTTATTGAACAAAATTTGCCTGCAGCAAAGAACTAAAAGCGTTTAGAAAAGGTGATATCCAAGTTCTTGTTGCATCTGATGCTCTAACACGTGGAATGGATGTTAAAGGGGTAacaaatgttattaattatgatATGCCACCATTTGCAAAGACCTTCATCCATCGTGCTGGACGGACAGCTAGAGCAGGCCAGGCTGGCCGCTGCTTCACATTGCTGAGTAATCATGAGGTAAACTGATATTATGTACTACACAAACACAGAAACATTCTTTCTCTATATGCTTGTCCACGTTCTCTATATGCTTGTCCACGTATGTGTAAACACAAGCTTGAGGTACCTCAGATAAAAGATACTAGGTAAAGCATTGTGTCTGAAACAGGGAAGAAGATTCAGTTTCATAATCTTGTGCTCACCTCACTGAATCATTAATCTCTTAGGATAAATGTATAGGAAGACTGCTGGAACCCACCCTCTATCTGATCCTCTGCTACTTTTTATATACTGAAGCTCTTGACTCTAGCTCCATTTGCTCATTcggatatataaaaatttcagGTAAGGCGTTTCTCGAAGCTCCTGGAGAAAGTTGGGAGTGATTCATGTCCTATCTATCCGATCCCGCCTACTTCATTAGATTCCATTCGTGCCACTTACACACCCGGTAAGTACCTAGCCTTGTGTATATAGCTCTAGGAAACACTCTGCAGATAGACATGAAAAATAGGGGAGTAATGTGGAATTGAGAATCAGCACTGCTGCTTAGTTGTTAAACCTCTTAATGAGCATGTGAATTTAGATTTAGAGCATTACTTTACAAATGTAGATTTAGAGTTTTATGGAACCCTGTCAGTGCATAGGAGACATTAGAGGCCATTGAATCTGTTAACTATATTttggtaatgatgatgatgaagtcaTTTCTCATTTCAGCTCTAGAGAAGCTCAAGGAGTTGGTTGAGTCAGAAGCACCCAAGAAAGGAAGACAAGCTTTTAGACATAATTCAAGAACGGGTAACTCCCAAACCAAACTTAACAAACCGAGATCAGAAGCATAGTTCTCCTGTGATGATCCCTCGGGTGTGTCGGGTCAAGTACAAGTTATTGGGTTTGGATATTTCTTGACTTAACATTGTTCGTTGAGGCGAAGAATCCATTGTATTACTGAGAAACTACAGTATAACGCTGACACAATTCGTCacaaaaattttgaaactattTTTGCTATAAATGTTTAGTTTCCAATTGCACTTCGTAGAATAATCTCAGattattttcttagatttttggatattagtatttattactaattgtcaaaaaattaaaatttagaagacttcgtcaaaaaatatatatttacctttatcaattaataaaaaaattcaatccCGAATTAGGACTAAtgtaaaaattgatacaaatcgataaattaataagataaaaaaaaattttgaaaatattatataactaTATGGTCTCATCaatagtataaattaataattatataaattcactaatatatatattataaatattatatgtaaaatatgactgtaataattttttttttcagtttttaataattctttGTAGTGTtcaattctaatattttacaacatcaaaaaaatttgtattgttttttagACTTAATCATTGCTTTTTACTTGTAATTACTAttgattataaagaaaaaaactacattttttatcgaatttttgtaagaatttacaaactttgtacaattttataaatttatcgataaattaatacctttctaaattaatcaattttttgtcccaatattattaatttatagaggtaatactgtaataattttttgaatttaccTCTAACTGAATCCTTGGACCAGTGGCAATATGGGTAAATATCTCAAACTATgcattgtttcttaattttaaaataaataaataagaaattgtGTTTACAACGGTATTATTTTGTATGAAACGAGAGCCTTTTCTTTCACTCAGAATAAAACCATACCTTTCTCCTAATTTTTCTTACgaagatcaaaatcaagaaacgaCGACGAAACACTCCACCACTAAGATTCCGTTTACTATCATTgtctcatctcttttttttttggcaaaaacaTTGTCTcatctctattttttgttttttgggtgTTTTCTATCATTATCTCCTCTCTGGTTTTGAATCCTTGGAACCCAAGAAAACGAAACCCAAATCCCAATCTTCATCACTCAATCTCTTGTGGTAAGAAATTTCTTGGGTTTGAAGAGTTCATATGTTTGTTTACTCAGTTTCGGTTCCGTTTGTGAAACACCCAATTGCTTTCTTATTTCCTTTCGCagttcaaaattaaaatcaagatATCGagaaatttttctttatttcttatgAGTCAAGATCAAAAACCCttactttctctttatttcCTTAGGCAGagttcaaaatcaaaaccaagaagatATCGCTACTTGAGTCTATACGCTCCCAGTCACCACCAAATCAATTGGCACTCTGAACTGAGAGAATGGAGGTGAGATATTTGATCCTTACTCTTACTTAGTTCCGGTTAAAGCATATGAAAGActcaaatttttttacttttgacaCAGAGgcataaagaagaagataacggTGGAGACATGATCGACAAGTGGGAGTGACATACAAGGGGAATAGGTTCTAAGTTGATGTCGAGGATTGGTTATCGAAAATTATCTCGTTTGGGCGCCTTGGGAAATGGCATCTTAGAGCCTATCCTAGTAGTCGTTCTTCCACCGAGGGTCTCCCTAGACATTGCTCTTTATCTTATTACTAGGGACAAAGAGGAAcgcaagaaagaaaaggaggaAAGAATCAGAAGTGGGAAAAGGAAGGACGAGGCAATGAGCATACACAACGACATTGTTTAGCAGCTCCATGAGCAAAACGTCCTTTCATCGGAATCATTTGACAAGGGACAAGACATGCATGTGGAAGCCAATCCATCCCAAGCTGTCTTCCTCTCCAACAACCCTGATGGTGCAAAAGAAGCACTGAACTCTCTGACACAGGAGAAAAGCATGGAACAAAATGCATCTACAGAGGATTTTGAGCTTATTAACAAGGAAGAATATGATAGCAAGaataagaggaagagaaggagcCGAGGTTGGAAAAGAAAGCGTGAGAAGAAGTTTGTGTAAAAACTTTAGAATTATAAAAAGTGATTTCTCATTAATCATCTAATGTGACATTACATCAGTATATATAGTACACAAGATGAGTAAATAACTAGAATCATGTAAATGGAAGCTTAATCATAATTATGCTCATATAAGGTTAATACACCCCCCTCAAGCCAAAGGAACCAAATGTGAGAAGAGGCTTGAAACAGATAGTCGACCAAGAATCGAATAAAATGGACCCGGATGCAAGGGCTTGGTCAGTACATCTGCAAGTTGATTACCCGAAGATACATGTAGAACACTCATAAACCCATTCTGCACTTGATCACGAGTTGTGTGACAATCTATTTCCACATGTTTGATCATCTCATGAAAAACAGGATTTCCAGCAATACTCAGGGCTGACTTGTTGTCACAAAAAAGCTTCGGAGAAAATCCATAGCAATGTGTAAATCTTTCAACATTTGAACCAGTCGGTGATGTATAACCCTGAGGCAAACTCATGTATATCTCTTCATCTAAATCACTATGCAAGAAAGCATTAGTGACGTCCATCTGTGTTAAACTCCATCCAAACCTTGCTGCTAAACCAAGAATCAACTTCACACTAGCCAATTTAGCCACAAGAGAAAAGGTATCAAAGTAATCGACTCCTTCATGCTGTGTAAAGCCTTTAGTAACAAGACGAGCTTTATATCTTTCTACGAGCCATCTGTAGTATACTTAATAGTATAAACCCACTTACAGCTAACAACATTCTTACCTTGAGGCAAAGAAACCACACTCCATGTTTTATTAAGTTCCATAGCTTCAAGCTCCACATCCATAGCTTTTGTCCATTGTAGTGATATTATGGCTTGCTTAAAAGTTTTGGGTTATGTTTCAAGAGATATTGAAAAGATAAATTGCTGAAAAGGGGATTTAAGTGTTGTATAAGGGAGAACAGATGAAAGAGGATATGGTGTGGTGACTTTTATCGGTGATGGAGGCTTAGAAGTTTGAATGAGACAATTCAGATAAGTAACTTGGTACCTTAGTAGGGTGTTTCGGTCTGACCTTAGGTACTGAAATCACTGCAGTATCTGTAGTAACAGTCTCCCTAGAACCAAATGATGTACTAGGTGGATTTTGTGTATGATGTGTTTgagatgatggtgatgaatgATGCGCAGTATGTATGTCAGATGAATCTAATGCAACAGGAATAGGTAATGGTGTAATAGATGCAGGGAAAACATCACACGAATCTGTCAGATGCATTGTATCATATGGAAAGACAGTTTCATGAAACACCACATTACGAGAGACTGAAATGATATTAGTATCAAGATTTAAAACCAGATGCATAACCTAAGAAAACACATTCATTTGCACGTTGACTGGACTTATGTCTATCTTTCTGTAAAGTAGaaacataacataaacaaCCAAAGCAACGTAAGAAATCATAAGCAGAGCTTTCTTAGTTAACAATTCTATTGGTGACAAGTTTTTCAGTAATCGAGATGGAGTTCTATTTATCAGAAAAAACTGCAGTTTTAGAagacttcaaaaaaataaaaaaacttcgTAGAGTTATGAACAAATTTGTGGGGTTCAAATGATGTGAATTCCGCTAAATTGTTGGAGACATGATTCTTCCATCAGATCTCCACACattttgttattcaattaacaaaaaaaaagatagaaatagAAGCtgaaataaaaaccaaatatactaattatattgtttcaaaGACGAATAAgatcaacaaacaaagatgTGATATGATCCTTAAATCTTCCTTCGGGATGTGTGTATTCTTCGCCAGACCTATAAGTGAACTCTAtcatttttccaaaatcaatGGCCCGCTTTAGAATTTGCCGCGGCACACTCTTTGTTGTCTTTAATATCTCCTCGTTCACAGTTGTATCCAAGTCCCTAGCCATCTTTTGAAGCCTTGTGAAAGTTTCCTCCTCGGTAACTTTGTATTGCTTCATATAGTACATGATGGCATTAACATCAAACCCTCTGCTCATGTCACCCTGTTAGATATTACTAGTCATGTTTAACGTATAATGTCTTGATCACTaaccaaacaagaagaaacgcTTGATCATACAATTTTTGGTACCTCAAAGCCGGCTATGTCATTCATTAGACGAGCCCTTTTAGCCTGAGCCTCAACAAATTTTGGTCTGGATTTTAGCCATTTATAAGCTTGTTCCCTAGAACTTTGTCCCAACCCAAGAAAACTGCATGCTATACTTACATACATTGTTACTTCGACTCCTCCAATCTCCAAGTACTCGTCAAATGTAGGCACCACGTCTCCTTGTTCCCACTTGGTAAAGCAAAAGTTGGATCTTAAGTATACCTTGAACTGCTTATTAGGAGCATATAGAAGCACGTTAAACAACATCtaactatttaattttttgatatttggatgttacttatatatatacactaccTCTTCAAGTGCACCTTGCACGTCATAAGACAATCCCTCTTCCATTATGCCTGCGTTTTCACACTCTTCGAAAGTATTCCAAGCGAACTTGAAGACGGTTTTCATATAATCTGGTAAACTGTCCATGCAATCTGGATCCCATCTGTACATGCATACTGAGATATTTGTACGGGATAtatattcaccaaaaaaatttaccCTATGatctattatatatgaaaCCATATTTCTagaaaaatttgatttcttaatgttttgtgttcatatattttatgattttacatagatattaaagaaatagacagaataaatatatttagtcaCGTAAAGTATTGGAATAATTAATGTATTTGATTTCACTTAGGATCTCTAATCTATTTCACTAGGATTTTCTTTCATGGTTGGGTTGGCACTGGCCTTTGAGATAAGATACGCATTCGTGTTTGGATGATGTTACCTTTCCACGCATTGAACAAGAGCTGCAACTTCAGAAACATTACCGTATCTATCACACGTGTCATCAACAAGGGTGAAGACTGTGTTGATCTTAGCTAGTGAAACTCTCCCAAGTGAAAATTGTGGCTCGAAATATATCATTATTGCAAATAAATAGCATTCGATCAATCTATCCCTGAAGTAAGGTGGGAGTTTAGATGCAAGGTCTTGCTGCTTCCACCATCTGCAAAACATGTCAATGACTATTGTCAACTTGTATCGCAAAAAACATATAGCTAGAAGCACGAAAAATCTAGAGTATAGTACTTGGTCAGAGTTTTCAATTCTTGAATCCAATTTAGCTgcaaaaacttgaaattgaTCTTGGCAAATCTAAGTAGCATCTTGTtgtgatcttcttcttgttcatagAAAGAAATGTATTCCCTCGCGAATATCATTTCGGCATTGTAATGTTGAGGCATGCAAAGAGCATTTCGTATACGCATTAAGATATGGGGAGAACTTGCTCCAGCTCTAGCTAACGACTCCAAGTTTCTTGTAGTGAAGCTTAACGCTTCCTCCAAGATATCTTCTCTTGTTGTCCTTAAGTGAGCAGCTTCATACAAACTCACCATGCCCTTGACATCACTGGTTATAGATTCCATAAACTTTTCATTCTCCCCTTTGAATCTCTTGAAAACATCTATTGGTCAATAGGAGAATCTTGTTAATACATATGAATcgattacaaaaaaatgtacTGGTAGATAACTTTTACCGGTAGACATGTTGTAACCGTATGTCCTGAAAACCCAAAACATGATGGAAATCGTGTACAAATCATCTTCACCGGCTATCATCTCCTGTATCTTTTCAAAACCCTCTTCTAGACTCTGCTCAATCTCATCTTCAAAGTGAAACGCTACACCAAGGCTCACaagcatatatatgaaaagaatCCTCTTCTTGGTCGACTCAATGCTTTTCGAAGAAAACATGAGCATCTCCCCTACTTCCGGCTTTAGTCTCTCAATCTCTTGGGCAAGGGCATTCATTTCCTAACAATAATATCATATGTTCATACCCGTTACATCGatcttttacatttattatatatatgtttgtcaGTGTGTATTATAGACTCACCGAGACATCAACTTGAGCAGAGAGGAAATGGTGACCCCATTTTGAAAGCGGCAGTCTCTTGAACTTGCGATTACTTTCTTGATCATGACAGGCCCGAGTAGGGGTGGCCTTCATGCGAACAAGCTTTCCATGCTGACCTGAAAATGACTTGTGGGGAAAGCTAGAGAGTTTTCTTACCGAAAATAAATTGGAACGTAAAGGAAGAGAGAGTATAGATCCATAAGCTGATATGCATTGCATGTTTACTACTAGTGATATGGAATACATTTTCACCACCAAATTTATAGGCAAAACATAAGCGTTTTCATTAAGTCAtcttttgaaaagttttgGAAGAATGTATATTAATATCCCcatatttatcttcttcagtGTATAATACAATCTATGTTGGGACCATGatattttctgaatttatagtgatattagtttatctttaaattgatatttattaatCTATATagatctttttttaattatttaattttttaaagaatacGAGTTGACACAATTCAATATACATCAAATTAATGACTTGGATGTTGAAATTTGTGTAGTATtagaattgaaaatttaatatttcaaaaaactcATTTGACAATAAATCACAATGACTATAACTGAATTCATTTATATAATAGATATACATACATCTAAGTTTATGATTAATAACCTCAACTATCAGATTTTTAAATGTAGTAGactattgaaatgaaaataatgCAGATTAAGAAGTTGTATACTTATAAAAACTTATGACTAATTGTATTAGGAAGTTATAAACGATACTACAATATGATAGTTTTAAAACACAAcataatttaatgaaaattagAGACAAAATCATTGTTTGATGTAATAATAGTTCAAGACAAACTCTAACAAACATTCAATagttcaaaaaatatttaaactatagattatatatattatcgtatatatattatatttttgtggttattaatttatgatgttattaaaatcatattttttatatagggttttaaaaaattgttaacttattattttatcaaattatgttaaattttacattcacaCGACTTGAaactaatataatattatcttcttgtatttattaatttatcaaaaattaatttgtagaggttttactgtaaaacatgtttagtttttcattttttaaaaaacctcCAAGTGGCAAAAATAAGATCCATCTCCATCTAAAAAAGTGCAAACAAATCTCCATCATTTAAAAATCAACGTTAACAT includes:
- the RH1 gene encoding RNA helicase 1 (RNA helicase 1 (RH1); CONTAINS InterPro DOMAIN/s: DNA/RNA helicase, DEAD/DEAH box type, N-terminal (InterPro:IPR011545), DEAD-like helicase, N-terminal (InterPro:IPR014001), DNA/RNA helicase, C-terminal (InterPro:IPR001650), Helicase, superfamily 1/2, ATP-binding domain (InterPro:IPR014021); BEST Arabidopsis thaliana protein match is: DEA(D/H)-box RNA helicase family protein (TAIR:AT4G16630.1); Has 38711 Blast hits to 38056 proteins in 2969 species: Archae - 603; Bacteria - 19125; Metazoa - 5736; Fungi - 4393; Plants - 2535; Viruses - 13; Other Eukaryotes - 6306 (source: NCBI BLink).): MGRDKEDKTEMDSVVPWMRAPVDVSNVENCALDTLPCLNPKLKKALENMGISSLFPVQVAVWHETIGPGGFERDICVNSPTGSGKTLSYALPIVQLLASRPVRCLRALVVLPTRDLALQVKDVFDAIAPAVGLSVGSAVGQSSIAGEISQLIKTPKLDAGICYDPDDLSQNLESAVDILVATPGRLMDHINNTKGFTLEHLRYLVVDETDRLLREAYQSWLPTVLQLTQTSDDSLFPSFTPFVPSAFGSLQTVRRQSVERGFKGKPYPRLVKMVLSATLTQDPSKLIQLDLHHPLFMTTGGSRYRLPEKLECLRLICETGMKPVYLVALLKSWEGEKCIIFTSSVETTRRLCKLLNFFGDPKIKAKEYSGGLNQSLRSKELKAFRKGDIQVLVASDALTRGMDVKGVTNVINYDMPPFAKTFIHRAGRTARAGQAGRCFTLLSNHEVRRFSKLLEKVGSDSCPIYPIPPTSLDSIRATYTPALEKLKELVESEAPKKGRQAFRHNSRTGNSQTKLNKPRSEA
- the TS1 gene encoding terpene synthase 1 (terpene synthase 1 (TS1); FUNCTIONS IN: lyase activity, magnesium ion binding; INVOLVED IN: terpene biosynthetic process; LOCATED IN: chloroplast; EXPRESSED IN: sperm cell; CONTAINS InterPro DOMAIN/s: Terpene synthase, metal-binding domain (InterPro:IPR005630), Terpenoid synthase (InterPro:IPR008949), Terpenoid cylases/protein prenyltransferase alpha-alpha toroid (InterPro:IPR008930), Terpene synthase-like (InterPro:IPR001906); BEST Arabidopsis thaliana protein match is: Terpenoid cyclases/Protein prenyltransferases superfamily protein (TAIR:AT2G23230.1); Has 1681 Blast hits to 1659 proteins in 175 species: Archae - 0; Bacteria - 0; Metazoa - 0; Fungi - 0; Plants - 1677; Viruses - 0; Other Eukaryotes - 4 (source: NCBI BLink).); protein product: MYSISLVVNMQCISAYGSILSLPLRSNLFSVRKLSSFPHKSFSGQHGKLVRMKATPTRACHDQESNRKFKRLPLSKWGHHFLSAQVDVSEMNALAQEIERLKPEVGEMLMFSSKSIESTKKRILFIYMLVSLGVAFHFEDEIEQSLEEGFEKIQEMIAGEDDLYTISIMFWVFRTYGYNMSTDVFKRFKGENEKFMESITSDVKGMVSLYEAAHLRTTREDILEEALSFTTRNLESLARAGASSPHILMRIRNALCMPQHYNAEMIFAREYISFYEQEEDHNKMLLRFAKINFKFLQLNWIQELKTLTKWWKQQDLASKLPPYFRDRLIECYLFAIMIYFEPQFSLGRVSLAKINTVFTLVDDTCDRYGNVSEVAALVQCVERWDPDCMDSLPDYMKTVFKFAWNTFEECENAGIMEEGLSYDVQGALEEWEQGDVVPTFDEYLEIGGVEVTMYVSIACSFLGLGQSSREQAYKWLKSRPKFVEAQAKRARLMNDIAGFEGDMSRGFDVNAIMYYMKQYKVTEEETFTRLQKMARDLDTTVNEEILKTTKSVPRQILKRAIDFGKMIEFTYRSGEEYTHPEGRFKDHITSLFVDLIRL